In Odontesthes bonariensis isolate fOdoBon6 chromosome 6, fOdoBon6.hap1, whole genome shotgun sequence, one genomic interval encodes:
- the LOC142381968 gene encoding nuclear factor 7, brain-like, with protein sequence MADKISLFESFLSCHVCSETFRDPVSLSCSHSFCSSCLQKFWEHAENKNCPICKRKSSKENPLVNFSLKELADSFAGRVKSSEAEQRENKLMVLCSKHQEEPRLFCEDEQRAVCPVCEFSLHQSHKVVPVEQAVGDLKEQLKSDLKSLQDKRNKYKQVEETYDDVIQHSKKQLLSTERQIRAEFNKLHQFLKEEEESRLAALREEEEQKRKTVSREMKRIQEQISSLSDSICAVEEELQKDNVPFLSSYKPTQSRARAQCSLSDPQLLSGALTDVAKHLGNLSFRVWEKMKEKVHFSPVILDPNTANGWLYLSDDLTSVRCGDTEQLPDNPERNTYYLNVFGSEGFSSGKHSWEVEVGDHPRWNVGLVKESVDRKGKASASPEYGIWCLLLRDGKYTDCVGETVTVKKSLQRIRVQLDYDMGEVSFYNSEDETHIYTHRDTFTEKLFPYFCVCPAGDAETSDIKIYPAVVSL encoded by the coding sequence ATGGCTGATAAAATCTCTCTTTTTGAAAGTTTTTTGAGCTGCCATGTTTGTTCAGAGACTTTCAGAGATCCTGTGTCTCTGAGCTGCAGCCACAGCTTCTGTTCAAGCTGCCTGCAGAAATTCTGGGAACACgctgaaaacaaaaactgtcCCATTTGTAAAAGAAAATCCTCAAAGGAAAATCCACTTGTTAACTTTTCACTGAAAGAACTGGCTGACTCATTTGCTGGAAGAGTCAAATCATCTGAGGCagaacaaagagaaaataaattaatggtGCTGTGTAGTAAACATCAAGAAGAGCCGAGATTGTTCTGTGAAGACGAGCAGAGAGCTGTGTGTCCTGTCTGTGAGTTTTCTCTCCACCAGAGTCACAAAGTGGTTCCTGTAGAACAAGCAGTCGGTGACCTGaaggagcagctgaaatctgacTTAAAGTCTCTGCAGGACAAGAGGAACAAATACAAACAAGTGGAGGAAACATACGATGATGTGATTCAACACTCCAAGAAGCAGCTGTTGTCCACAGAGAGGCAGATCAGAGCAGAGTTCAACAAGCTCcaccagttcctgaaagaggaagaggagtccAGACTGGCAGCtctgagggaggaagaggagcagaagAGGAAGACTGTCagcagagagatgaagaggattCAGGAGCAGATCTCCTCTCTGTCAGACAGTATCTGTGCTGTTGAAGAAGAGCTGCAGAAAGACAACGTGCCATTCCTCAGCAGCTATAAACCCACTCAGagcagagccagagcccagtGCTCACTGTCAGATCCACAGCTGCTCTCAGGAGCGCTGACAGATGTGGCCAAACACCTGGGCAACCTGTCCTTCAGAGTGTGGGAGAAGATGAAGGAGAAGGTCCACTTCAGTCCTGTCATCCTGGATCCAAACACGGCAAACGGCTGGCTCTATCTGTCTGATGATCTGACCAGTGTGAGATGTGGAGACACAGAGCAGCTTCCTGACaatccagagagaaacacttACTATCTGAATGTTTTTGGCTCTGAGGGCTTCAGCTCAGGGAAACACAGCTGGGAGGTGGAGGTGGGAGATCATCCTCGCTGGAATGTGGGTTTGGTTAAAGAGTCAGTTGACAGGAAGGGAAAGGCGTCTGCTTCACCAGAATATGGAATCTGGTGTTTATTGCTGCGTGATGGAAAATACACTGATTGTGTTGGTGAGACTGTCACAGTGAAGAAGAGTCTCCAGAGGATCAGAGTCCAGCTGGACTATGACATGGGGGAGGTGTCCTTCTACAACTCTGAAGACGAGACTCACATCTACACTCACAGAGACACTTTCACTGAGAAACTCTTCCCATATTTCTGTGTTTGTCCAGCTGGAGACGCTGAAACTTCTGATATCAAAATTTATCctgctgttgtttctctgtGA